In Pseudofrankia saprophytica, one genomic interval encodes:
- the phoU gene encoding phosphate signaling complex protein PhoU — protein sequence MRDVFQEELEGITASLVEMANLVASAMARATTSLLDADLQLAEQVITADETVDLLRNEIEERAFDNLARQAPVATDARVIVTTLRIVADLERMGDLALHVAKVARRRYPAKAVPPELQGTITEMGQVAQRIVAKAGSVIASRDTDLARELESDDDAMDHLHRQLFHILLERPWSHGMEAAIDITLCGRFYERYADHAVSVARRVVYLVTGVKE from the coding sequence GTGCGTGACGTCTTCCAAGAAGAGCTCGAGGGCATCACGGCTTCCCTCGTCGAGATGGCGAACCTCGTCGCCTCCGCGATGGCGCGCGCGACCACGTCGCTGCTCGACGCCGATCTCCAGCTCGCCGAGCAGGTCATCACCGCCGACGAGACCGTCGACCTGCTGCGCAACGAGATCGAGGAGCGCGCCTTCGACAACCTGGCCCGCCAGGCCCCGGTCGCGACCGACGCCCGGGTGATCGTCACGACGCTGCGGATCGTCGCCGACCTGGAGCGGATGGGCGACCTCGCGCTGCACGTGGCGAAGGTGGCCAGGCGCCGCTACCCGGCCAAGGCCGTCCCCCCGGAGCTGCAGGGCACGATCACCGAGATGGGCCAGGTCGCACAGCGGATCGTCGCCAAGGCCGGCTCCGTCATCGCCAGTCGCGACACCGACCTCGCCCGCGAGCTCGAGTCCGACGACGACGCGATGGACCACCTGCACCGCCAGTTGTTCCACATCCTGCTGGAGCGGCCGTGGTCACACGGCATGGAGGCCGCGATCGACATCACCCTGTGCGGCCGCTTCTACGAGCGCTACGCCGACCACGCGGTCTCGGTCGCCCGCCGCGTCGTCTACCTCGTGACCGGCGTCAAGGAATAA
- a CDS encoding phosphoglyceromutase: MPTLVLLRHGESTWNQKNLFTGWVDVDLSEKGVKEATRGGELLREAGVLPDVVHTSLLTRAMRTAWIALDAAGRMWIPVRRSWRLNERHYGGLQGLDKAETLQKYGEEQFMLWRRSYDTPPPEITEGQESGVDERYAQLAPDLVPKTECLKDVVIRMLPYWYDAIVPDLRAEQTVLVAAHGNSLRALVKHLDGIGDADIAALNIPTGIPLRYELDADLNVVSSGYLDPDAAALAAAAVAAQGKKK; encoded by the coding sequence ATGCCGACCCTCGTCCTGCTCCGCCATGGTGAAAGCACCTGGAACCAGAAGAACCTGTTCACCGGCTGGGTGGACGTCGACCTGTCCGAGAAGGGCGTCAAGGAGGCCACTCGCGGCGGCGAGCTGCTGCGCGAAGCCGGTGTGCTGCCGGACGTCGTGCATACGTCCCTGCTGACCAGGGCGATGCGGACGGCCTGGATCGCCCTCGACGCCGCCGGGCGGATGTGGATCCCGGTTCGTCGTAGCTGGCGGCTCAACGAGCGGCACTACGGCGGCCTACAGGGCCTCGACAAGGCCGAGACGCTGCAGAAGTACGGCGAGGAGCAGTTCATGCTCTGGCGCCGTTCCTACGACACTCCTCCGCCGGAGATCACCGAAGGCCAGGAGAGCGGAGTCGACGAGCGCTACGCGCAGCTCGCGCCGGACCTCGTGCCGAAGACCGAATGCCTCAAGGACGTCGTCATCCGGATGCTGCCCTACTGGTACGACGCGATCGTGCCGGACCTGCGGGCCGAGCAGACCGTGCTGGTCGCCGCGCACGGCAACTCGCTGCGCGCGCTGGTCAAGCACCTCGACGGGATCGGCGACGCGGATATCGCCGCCCTCAACATCCCGACCGGCATCCCATTGCGCTACGAGCTGGACGCCGACCTGAACGTGGTCTCGTCCGGCTACCTGGACCCCGACGCCGCCGCGCTGGCCGCCGCCGCCGTGGCGGCCCAGGGCAAGAAGAAGTAA
- a CDS encoding Fur family transcriptional regulator has translation MTAKVYPQPATPAGTAPAHSAPPPGMPASASPAGVSDLAGGQEGWQDRLRDRGYRLTPQRQLVLEAVAKLGHATPEAIVTEVRRTAATVNISTVYRTLDLLEELGLVSHAHLTHGAPTYHVTGEDRHIHLVCGGCGTISELSPDRLTGLVDTLREELGFTLNVDHVALAGRCADCSARAGG, from the coding sequence ATGACCGCCAAGGTCTACCCGCAGCCGGCCACGCCGGCAGGCACGGCGCCCGCCCACTCGGCGCCGCCTCCCGGCATGCCAGCCTCCGCCTCGCCGGCCGGGGTCTCGGACCTCGCTGGCGGCCAGGAGGGTTGGCAGGATCGGCTGCGCGACCGCGGGTACCGGTTGACGCCACAGCGTCAGCTCGTGCTGGAAGCCGTCGCGAAGCTCGGCCACGCGACGCCGGAGGCGATCGTCACCGAGGTGCGCCGGACCGCCGCCACCGTCAACATCTCGACCGTCTACCGCACGCTGGACCTGCTCGAGGAGCTCGGGCTGGTCTCCCATGCCCACCTCACCCACGGCGCGCCGACCTACCACGTCACCGGGGAGGACCGGCACATCCACCTGGTGTGCGGCGGCTGCGGAACGATCAGCGAGCTCTCCCCCGACCGGCTCACCGGGCTCGTCGACACGCTGCGCGAGGAGCTCGGGTTCACCCTGAACGTCGACCACGTCGCGCTCGCCGGCCGGTGCGCGGACTGTTCCGCGCGCGCCGGCGGTTGA
- a CDS encoding YgfZ/GcvT domain-containing protein, with protein MSSSPAEAATDSDAVTAAGYRSPLLDLPGAVAADGPDAGVAAHYGDPLREQRRAAAGAVLVDRSHRGVLRVDGVDRLTWLHSLTSQHLSALRPMRGTEALLLSPHGHVEHHLVIADDGATTWIDVEPGRGAPAGAGDDERSRASASAGGAGPLLAFLESMRFLLRVEPADATATTAVLSVLGPRAAEAVADALGDGVAEGDGGVPTDWATPPAGSAAGLPIEAGPYPLARFGPGVLARRMPYGVDLLVERARLGDVAARLRAAGVEPAGIGAFEAERVAAHRPRLGLDTDHRTIPHEVGWLTSAVHLDKGCYRGQETVARVHNLGRPPRRLVLLHLDGALAAPGSPVTAAGRQVGFVGTSQTHAELGPVALAMLKRAVPDDAALVVTDPDGHEVAAQIDPDSGPVRPDRPAGHVLR; from the coding sequence ATGAGCAGCTCCCCGGCCGAGGCCGCTACCGACTCCGACGCGGTGACAGCCGCCGGCTACCGCTCGCCGCTGCTGGACCTGCCCGGGGCGGTCGCCGCGGACGGCCCGGACGCCGGCGTGGCCGCGCACTACGGGGACCCACTGCGCGAGCAGCGCCGGGCCGCCGCCGGCGCGGTCCTGGTGGACCGCTCGCACCGGGGCGTGCTGCGCGTCGACGGCGTCGACCGGCTGACCTGGCTGCACAGCCTGACGTCGCAGCACCTCAGCGCGCTGCGCCCGATGCGCGGTACCGAGGCGCTGCTGCTCTCGCCGCACGGTCACGTCGAGCACCACCTGGTCATCGCCGACGACGGAGCCACCACCTGGATCGACGTGGAGCCCGGCCGCGGCGCTCCCGCGGGCGCGGGGGACGACGAGCGTTCTCGCGCCTCCGCCTCCGCTGGCGGCGCCGGCCCGCTGCTCGCGTTCCTGGAGTCGATGCGTTTCCTGCTGCGGGTCGAGCCCGCGGACGCGACGGCGACGACGGCCGTGCTCTCGGTCCTCGGCCCGCGCGCCGCCGAGGCGGTCGCGGACGCCCTGGGCGACGGGGTCGCCGAGGGCGACGGCGGCGTGCCCACGGACTGGGCCACCCCGCCGGCCGGAAGCGCCGCGGGACTCCCCATCGAGGCGGGTCCCTACCCGCTGGCCCGGTTCGGACCGGGCGTGCTCGCCCGGCGGATGCCGTACGGCGTGGACCTGCTGGTGGAGCGGGCCCGGCTCGGGGACGTCGCGGCCCGGCTGCGCGCCGCCGGGGTGGAGCCGGCCGGCATCGGCGCCTTCGAGGCCGAGCGGGTCGCCGCCCACCGGCCGCGGCTCGGCCTCGACACCGACCATCGCACGATTCCGCACGAGGTCGGCTGGCTCACCAGCGCGGTGCACCTCGACAAGGGCTGCTACCGCGGCCAGGAGACGGTCGCCCGAGTCCACAACCTTGGCCGGCCGCCCCGCCGGCTGGTCCTGCTGCACCTCGACGGGGCCCTCGCCGCGCCCGGCTCACCCGTGACGGCCGCCGGCCGCCAGGTCGGGTTCGTCGGCACGTCCCAGACGCACGCCGAGCTCGGCCCCGTGGCGCTGGCGATGCTCAAGCGCGCCGTGCCGGACGATGCCGCCCTCGTCGTCACCGACCCGGATGGGCACGAGGTCGCCGCCCAGATCGACCCCGACTCCGGTCCCGTGCGCCCAGACCGCCCCGCTGGTCACGTCCTGCGCTGA